A stretch of Primulina tabacum isolate GXHZ01 chromosome 13, ASM2559414v2, whole genome shotgun sequence DNA encodes these proteins:
- the LOC142523043 gene encoding zinc finger BED domain-containing protein RICESLEEPER 2-like produces the protein MYRPGPHKWCFPEIYSEVDAIENIVTVRETLRLLYREYVDAHKNNVAEKDVSGDAQKESSSVSSIVSAKGKGKVRIAFANYIKNVDSVEQVKSELEVYFEEGVVLCEEDDEFDALSWWKMNNLKFRILSKMACDVLSIPITSVASESAFSAGGRVIDSYRANLGVDTVQMLLCAEDWLRARYQVKRKENKNSGLKEIHLN, from the exons atgtat cgtccgggtccccacaaatggTGTTTTCCAGAAATCTATTCTGAAGTTGATGCAATTGAGAACATCGTTACAGTTCGTGAGACATTGCGTTTGTTGTATCGTGAATATGTTGATGCTCACAAAAATAATGTTGCTGAAAAGGATGTTTCAGGTGATGCTCAGAAAGAAAGTTCTAGTGTTTCAAGTATTGTTAGTGCAAAAGGAAAGGGTAAAGTGAGGATAGCATTTGCCAACTATATTAAGAATGTTGATAGTGTGGAGCAAGTGAAGTCTGAACTTGAAGTGTACTTTGAGGAAGGGGTTGTATTGtgtgaagaagatgatgaatttGATGCATTGTCATGGTGGAAGATGAACAACTTAAAGTTTAGGATTTTGTCAAAGATGGCATGTGATGTACTATCAATTCCAATAACTTCTGTCGCTTCTGAATCGGCTTTCAGCGCTGGTGGTAGAGTTATTGATTCATATCGTGCCAATTTGGGAGTGGATACGGTTCAGATGTTGCTTTGTGCAGAAGATTGGTTACGTGCCCGGTACCAAgtcaaaagaaaagaaaat AAAAATTCGGGGCTTAAGGAGATTCATTTGAATTAA